Proteins encoded together in one Leucoraja erinacea ecotype New England chromosome 30, Leri_hhj_1, whole genome shotgun sequence window:
- the LOC129711397 gene encoding taste receptor type 1 member 2-like: MPATRKISINPSLIQWNLEDNLIPFSNCSTMCEPGQKKVPRGIFPCCYNCEDCPSGTFLNQSALGQIRCSAISNVHSTVSLKWPPCELIIIKFVADPYSCVDCLWHQWSPPRSHHCMERELNYLEWHAPFSIFLLMLTNGGLLLTIIIVIIFILNYNTPVVRSAGGRMCFLMLASIICSFSCAFFYIDKPNKASCQIRQMIFTVSFNICLSCILVRSFQIVCIFKLAAKLPKAHEYWVKYNGQYIFIFLSTFIQIIICTVWMITGPPSTHGHIITKAIVLDCNIGNTIGFSLSFLYTVFLTVACFIFAYMGRDLPKNYNEAKFIAFSMMICFVYYILYMTSMVTPNQERYTSYIQTFLTVTSAFSIALGYFVPKCYIILFMPQNNTMVYFQSCIQDYTKRQNDAN, from the exons ATGCCAGCTACAAGAAAGATCAGCATCAATCCATCCTTAATCCAGTGGAATTTGGAAGATAACTTG ATTCCATTTTCTAATTGTTCAACGATGTGTGAACCTGGACAGAAGAAAGTCCCAAGAGGGATTTTTCCTTGCTGCTACAACTGTGAAGATTGTCCCTCTGGAACATTCCTGAATCAAAGTG CTTTGGGTCAAATCCGTTGCTCTGCCATATCCAATGTGCACAGCACAGTTTCTTTAAAGTGGCCTCCATGTGAATTAATCATAATTAAATTTGTTGCAGATCCCTACAGTTGTGTCGATTGTCTCTGGCATCAGTGGTCACCTCCAAGGAGCCATCACTGCATGGAACGGGAGCTAAACTATCTGGAATGGCATGCACCTTTCTCTATATTTCTATTGATGTTGACGAATGGTGGACTTTTGCTGACCATTATCATAGTAATCATCTTTATACTTAATTACAACACTCCAGTTGTCAGGTCTGCTGGTGGCAGAATGTGTTTTCTCATGCTTGCATCAATAATCTGTAGCTTTTCCTGTGCGTTTTTCTACATTGACAAACCAAACAAAGCATCCTGCCAAATAAGACAGATGATTTTCACAGTCAGCTTCAACATCTGCCTGTCTTGTATCTTGGTTAGGTCATTTCAAATtgtctgtatctttaaactggcTGCCAAGTTGCCCAAGGCCCACGAATATTGGGTTAAATATAATGGACAGTACATATTCATCTTTTTAAgcaccttcatccaaatcatcatTTGCACTGTGTGGATGATTACAGGCCCACCCAGCACTCATGGGCATATCATTACGAAAGCAATTGTCCTGGACTGCAACATTGGTAACACCATTGGCTTCTCTCTCAGTTTTCTTTACACTGTTTTTCTAACAGTAGCATGTTTCATCTTTGCTTATATGGGAAGAGACCTACCAAAAAATTACAATGAGGCTAAGTTCATTGCCTTCAGTATGATGATCTGTTTTGTGTATTACATTCTGTATATGACATCAATGGTCACCCCCAATCAGGAAAGGTACACCTCATACATACAGactttcctaactgtcactagTGCCTTTAGTATTGCTCTGGGCTATTTTGTTCCAAAATGTTACATCATTTTGTTTATGCCGCAGAATAACACCATGGTTTATTTCCAATCCTGCATTCAGGATTACACGAAGAGGCAGAATGATGCAAATTAA
- the LOC129711396 gene encoding taste receptor type 1 member 3-like: MFIYFQAMRFALEEINNSTELLPGVILGYDIADSCSEVVDIQTMFRFLSGKQGTEVEILNNYTSYQPRVIAIIGPASSEIAITIARVSGFFLIPQISYLASGEILSDKMRFPSFFRTIPSDKNQVEAMALLIQEFHWNWIAVVGSDNEYGRNGLTKVVEMASALGTCIAYQGIISTSPEIINQVINNISSTVNVTILFSNKLIAQVFFSFVVAQNLASKVWIVSEAISLSEEITKIPRIESIGTVIGIAVKEGELTHFKEFLDKPLNHIYSGIVPGLRLGECTINRGTCDQECNWLKAKHLNSSSPSLEKRISHNVYSAVYAVAHALHNLLQCNATQCDRTQSFLPWQVGVCPSSVIHI; this comes from the exons ATGTTCATCTATTTCCAAGCAATGAGATTTGCCCTTGAAGAAATTAATAACTCAACTGAGCTGTTGCCAGGCGTTATTCTGGGCTATGATATTGCTGACAGTTGCTCTGAAGTTGTGGACATTCAGACCATGTTCAGATTCCTGTCAGGCAAGCAAGGAACAGAAGTGGAGATATTAAACAATTATACATCCTATCAGCCCAGAGTGATCGCTATTATTGGGCCAGCTTCAAGCGAAATAGCAATTACCATTGCTAGAGTTTCAGGTTTCTTCCTCATTCCTCAG ATTAGCTACCTGGCATCTGGTGAGATTCTGAGTGACAAAATGCGTTTCCCGTCATTTTTCCGGACTATTCCAAGTGACAAGAATCAAGTAGAAGCCATGGCTTTACTGATCCAGGAATTCCATTGGAACTGGATTGCTGTTGTTGGCAGTGACAATGAATATGGACGCAATGGACTAACCAAAGTGGTGGAAATGGCCTCGGCGCTGGGGACGTGCATTGCGTATCAGGGTATCATCTCTACTTCCCCCGAGATTATCAACCAAGTCATTAACAACATCAGCAGCACTGTCAATGTTACAATTCTCTTTTCCAATAAGTTAATAGCACAAGTATTTTTCAGTTTTGTTGTGGCTCAAAATCTTGCTTCCAAAGTGTGGATCGTAAGTGAGGCAATTTCATTATCGGAGGAGATAACAAAAATACCAAGAATTGAGAGTATTGGGACTGTTATCGGCATAGCGGTTAAGGAAGGGGAATTGACACACTTTAAGGAATTCCTAGACAAACCTCTGAACCACATTTACTCAGGGATCGTGCCGGGCCTAAGATTGGGCGAGTGTACCATTAACAGAGGCACCTGTGATCAAGAATGTAATTGGCTGAAGGCTAAGCATTTAAACTCTTCATCACCCAGCCTGGAGAAGAGAATCTCACACAATGTATACTCAGCTGTGTATGCTGTGGCCCATGCATTGCACAATCTACTACAATGTAATGCGACACAGTGTGATAGAACACAAAGCTTCCTCCCATGGCAGGTAGGTGTATGCCCATCCAGTGTGATTCACATTTAG
- the LOC129711574 gene encoding ERBB receptor feedback inhibitor 1-like, with product MSSAGLAAQEIHSPLSNCFMHGTHGVINNKSCWNPSSTLDNTFFADTTAVTCALNAAPHKRPYSVPSTKRQDEEPFGLNRYCCFGRSSFHKIRPPPLKMQNSEESFVQLEKDQVLPHFKKLSVNSTVLSPPQTPVRGATALINFGCSSDRSSKPLPPLPFPCDELFDDVDSEVESITNSETDLLLHDNRPLGFRYGAPSRRSFRGCGQTNYAYSESISRTRLPESCHVIKDTCLENKEVTVQPVKPHRKLRRSHSGPAGSYNKPTILKNASCLSNSLTNTSEVKPEIPPRVPIPPRPVKHDYRRWSAEVMSAMHCDEDKPPKVPPREPMSRSNSRTPSPKSLPAYLNGVMPPTRSFAPDPKYVSNKVLQRQASDGATTRVPCILPIIEDGKKVSSTHYYLLPERPLYLDKFEKYLVETQASEESNDCTTESFKTFALSKPVTIKQKLVSNVDAP from the exons ATGTCGAGTGCTGGACTAGCAGCACAGGAGATCCACAGTCCACTGAGTAATTGCTTCATGCATGGTACTCATGGTGTCATCAACAACAAAAGCTGTTGGAATCCGTCAAGTACCTTGGACAA CACCTTCTTTGCAGACACCACGGCTGTGACCTGTGCTCTGAATGCTGCTCCCCATAAACGGCCCTACAGTGTACCTTCAACCAAAC GACAAGACGAGGAGCCATTTGGACTGAATAGATACTGCTGCTTTGGAAGATCATCCTTCCACAAGATACGACCACCACCTCTGAAAATGCAAAACTCTGAGGAATCGTTTGTACAGCTGGAAAAGGATCAGGTTTTGCCTCATTTTAAGAAACTCTCAGTAAACAGCACAGTGTTGTCACCACCTCAAACACCAGTGAGGGGAGCAACTGCACTAATTAATTTTGGATGTTCCAGTGACCGAAGCTCTAAGCCGCTCCCCCCACTGCCTTTCCCTTGTGATGAGTTATTCGATGATGTGGACAGTGAGGTTGAGTCCATTACGAACTCTGAAACTGACTTGCTCTTGCATGATAACCGACCATTGGGCTTCAGATATGGCGCTCCCAGCAGAAGGAGTTTCCGTGGATGTGGGCAGACCAACTATGCCTACTCTGAGAGTATCAGTCGCACTAGATTACCAGAGAGTTGCCATGTTATAAAAGATACTTGTCTGGAAAATAAAGAGGTCACTGTACAACCTGTTAAGCCCCACCGTAAATTACGGCGTTCGCATTCGGGCCCAGCTGGATCCTACAACAAGCCTACCATACTGAAAAATGCAAGTTGCCTCTCAAACTCATTGACAAATACCAGTGAGGTAAAGCCTGAGATTCCCCCTCGAGTACCCATACCCCCACGGCCAGTGAAACATGACTACCGGAGATGGTCTGCAGAGGTTATGTCAGCCATGCACTGTGATGAGGACAAACCACCAAAGGTTCCTCCAAGGGAACCTATGTCCAGAAGCAATTCACGCACCCCAAGTCCCAAAAGTCTCCCGGCCTACCTCAATGGGGTGATGCCACCAACACGAAGCTTTGCACCTGATCCCAAATATGTCAGCAACAAAGTCCTCCAACGGCAAGCAAGTGATGGGGCAACGACACGGGTACCATGTATTTTGCCAATCATTGAAGATGGGAAGAAGGTGAGCTCGACACACTACTACTTGCTTCCTGAGAGACCTCTATACCTTGACAAATTTGAGAAATATTTAGTAGAGACCCAAGCCTCAGAGGAATCAAATGATTGCACAACAGAGAGCTTCAAGACATTTGCTTTGAGCAAACCAGTAACAATTAAACAGAAACTTGTTTCCAATGTGGACGCTCCTTAG